Proteins encoded together in one Desulfobaccales bacterium window:
- a CDS encoding TIGR04282 family arsenosugar biosynthesis glycosyltransferase, producing MTALLIIFAKEPRPGHVKTRLSPPLAPESAAQLYHNFLIDILEEMGRVQEVRLALAFSPPEAQDFFQALAPPGMDVFPQEGGDLGERMARACAWGFKAGYSPVLLRGSDTPDLPAAVVSEAREVLAAGHSQVVLGPATDGGYYLVGLTRPQPHLFQGQLWSSSTVLKSTLNVARQQNLTVHLLPAWSDIDTFADLLTFLNRARPAPQPGWRSRLKALELLGPLATDLSRQAR from the coding sequence ATGACCGCCTTGCTCATCATATTTGCCAAGGAACCACGTCCGGGGCACGTAAAAACCCGTCTCAGCCCGCCCTTGGCCCCCGAATCGGCTGCTCAACTTTATCACAACTTTCTTATAGATATCCTGGAAGAAATGGGGCGGGTCCAGGAGGTGCGGCTGGCCCTGGCCTTTAGCCCTCCCGAGGCCCAGGACTTTTTCCAGGCTCTGGCGCCGCCGGGGATGGATGTCTTTCCTCAAGAGGGCGGCGATTTGGGGGAGCGCATGGCCCGGGCCTGCGCCTGGGGTTTTAAAGCCGGTTATAGCCCGGTATTATTAAGGGGCAGCGATACTCCGGATCTTCCGGCCGCGGTGGTGTCTGAGGCCAGGGAGGTGTTGGCTGCCGGACATTCTCAGGTGGTGCTGGGGCCGGCAACCGATGGCGGCTACTATCTTGTGGGGCTCACCAGGCCGCAGCCCCACTTGTTTCAGGGTCAGCTATGGTCCAGCAGCACGGTCCTGAAATCTACCCTCAACGTGGCGCGGCAACAAAATCTGACAGTCCATCTGTTGCCTGCCTGGTCCGACATTGATACATTTGCCGATCTACTCACTTTTTTAAACCGGGCCCGCCCGGCGCCGCAGCCGGGATGGCGCAGCCGCCTCAAAGCCCTGGAACTGCTCGGTCCGCTTGCGACTGATTTATCCCGGCAGGCTCGTTAA
- a CDS encoding TIGR04283 family arsenosugar biosynthesis glycosyltransferase yields MSDDIMWSEKGTPRTFDLEFQRPVEAGKKPTISIILPVLNEASILTEALTNLPRSPDLEFILVDGGSVDATQAVAARFPFVRLITAPRGRGSQMNAGARLARGEFLVFLHIDTGFTPVHLAALRQAARDPEVKAGAFYLSLTPPTPFLRFIAWGANWRCRLFGLPYGDQVIFVRRPLFFALGGYAHRRPEDLDLVLRLRCHTRLHLLNPPVTTSGRRWLQHGNFRTLGLYWFCLVRHRAERLFTRRWPRKGEL; encoded by the coding sequence GTGAGTGATGACATCATGTGGTCAGAGAAGGGGACGCCTCGCACCTTCGACCTTGAATTCCAGCGCCCGGTAGAGGCAGGCAAGAAACCAACTATCTCCATCATCCTCCCGGTTTTAAATGAGGCCTCAATTCTGACCGAGGCTCTGACCAATCTACCCCGGAGCCCTGACCTGGAATTCATCCTGGTGGACGGCGGCAGCGTTGACGCCACCCAGGCAGTGGCGGCCCGCTTCCCTTTCGTCCGCCTGATTACGGCTCCCCGGGGGCGCGGGTCCCAAATGAATGCGGGCGCCCGGCTGGCAAGGGGGGAGTTCCTGGTGTTTCTGCATATCGACACCGGGTTCACACCGGTCCATCTCGCAGCCCTGCGGCAGGCCGCCCGAGACCCTGAAGTTAAGGCCGGGGCCTTCTACCTGAGCCTGACGCCCCCTACTCCATTCCTCAGGTTCATTGCCTGGGGAGCCAACTGGCGGTGCCGCCTCTTCGGCCTCCCTTACGGCGATCAGGTCATTTTTGTGCGCCGGCCCCTGTTTTTCGCCCTGGGAGGCTATGCCCATCGCCGCCCGGAAGACCTGGACCTGGTGCTCCGGCTGCGGTGCCATACCCGGCTGCACCTCTTAAACCCGCCGGTGACTACGTCGGGCCGCCGCTGGTTACAACACGGCAACTTCCGGACCTTGGGTCTTTATTGGTTCTGTCTGGTCCGCCACCGGGCCGAACGCCTCTTTACCCGCCGCTGGCCGCGGAAAGGTGAACTGTGA